Part of the Capsicum annuum cultivar UCD-10X-F1 chromosome 12, UCD10Xv1.1, whole genome shotgun sequence genome is shown below.
GGgctatttgacaaaaaaaaaaggggTTTATAACGTTTTTTAACACTTTCACGCGCTCAATGCGCGTGACTTACACGCAATGGTCCAAGTGGGCAAAGTATAGGGAGGTAATAGgtcccccgcaaagttcagtatgctcaactgaaaatccgatcaaagttcaggtatttttttgagtattatcccaaaatttaaaaagtaccaaatttttatCGACTCTTATTTTGTAACAatgactccttgataattttaaattttaaattttccaaAATTAAGGAAGGTTTTTTGGGTACCTACGATAGTTTTGTTTTGTTAAAAATAAGGTAATTTTTTGATGGTTTTTTAAAGGTGGATTTTAATTGGAGAAGCCCATAAGGCAATGTTGTTTGACAAATAAATGacaatttttaaagtttttattttccGAAAGTAGGAGGATGACATAAACTTTTAATAATTGAGTCTTTTTCTAATTCTTCTATTTAggaattatttttctattctaatGAGTCGTTATCTAAATCtcttattttaggagtctttttctgattagattatagatataaatatagatgtaaaagtgttactattttatttttttagatcaattaaaatactaccttatataattatttacttatttaaaagAAGTAAAACTCTTAATATTTAGTAcacttttaaatcaattaaaatactaccttatataattctatttaagtaactTTTTGTGAAAAAAGATTTAGCTCTCAATAATATAGTCCGCACTTTTTTTTGTTCATTtgcttttttatttggttttgattcaacttttttcttccttttgcaTACAATTAGTTCTAATATTTTTTGTGTTCTTTCAGCTGaaaattttgatccaaaaaaaaaagagaagaaccATGTGACATTGTCAAGGAATGAAGTGGATCAAATGATAATAATCAATTGCGATATTGGCTAAAAATCAAAGGTTATGCTTCTAATTATAATTCGTAGCAATTGTATACGACACTCAGTTGATGATATGTATGTTCTTATTTGTTTTGGACCTAAAGTTCTTCTTTCTCTATGAATTATgagcaaaagaagaaaaaataatttttgaaaaaaaaaaggggcGAAGAAAAGACTATCATTGTCATGTCCAAAGAATCACACTTACAAATTTTACGATCATTAAAGTGACAGGTTATAAATATTTCTAtcagttatttattttaatataagtaGAGTCGTATATAGTATCAAACTCTACTTTGAAGAAAActaatatttttatgtgaatttgaTTATAATATAAATCTAAGTGTctgttaaataattttaaataaaattaggaGTATTCATATACGTGCAAAACACGTATACTAAACTAGTTATCCAAAAAAAGTGTAAAGGGTAAGGGAAATAATTCCAACATTATTATATAGTATAATATTCCCTCCGTTCCACAATAaattaattgttggattttggcatacatattttaaaaagaaaaaaaagatataaatttatcatttttttttaatttttaccctcttcaaatttcaaaattttaataatgatacatcactcccaatgcacatttaatggagggtaaatttgaaaaaaaagtttcaacataaatttggaaaaatatttcaatatttacaTTGAATTATGAatcattcacttattttgaacacttaaaaatactccaacaattcgCTTATTGTGGAACAGAAGAAGTGATTAACAAGACAAGAAAAGAATATGAAAGTCAAACACATAATTGTCGAACAACTAATGGTTGGCATACCATGGAATTCTTCGCTGACTAATTTGTGCCACATGAAAGGAACCTTTCTTTTATCAAAAAGATGCAAGGAACTTTAATATGAAAGCTAAAAGAATTATaccaaaatatattatattacaGCGATATGTATGTTATCCATCAATAGTGGAATTAGGAATTCAAAcgagagaattaaaaaaaaattatgtcaaacGATTTCAATAAATgatttttatcctattttgataATATAGTATTTCAATGATGGGGGTTGAGTCGTTGGACCCCCTTAACCCCTCTGACCCTGCCCTCAAttaaatatagcagcacatgaaTCAAAGTCTTTATCCTACATTATAAGGGCCAGAGTATTATGATCTACAGATAGGAATTATGTACATCCACGTTCTCCATTAAGAAGTGATCAAGTTTCCATTACCCTTGGTACTAAGTTTTTCTTTTCAACTCTTTTcatctattttgttatatatatatatatatatatatatatacatatagagagAGACAAACTTTCTTTGTCCATTTTGTCTCTTCTTTCTATGGCCCCAATAGAGAAAGGCAAATTTTCTGAAGAGCTAGTGAATATACTCAAATCTTTAGCTTTAGAATGGGGGGATAATTTAGAAGAAGATATTGATAGGAGTTTGGAAATTTCCCCTTTAGATGGTGCTGGATTTCTTAATAAACTTTATAAGATAAGATGGGCAATATCAAAAGAGGAATATCAAAGTGGTGATAGAGAGGTATTGGTTAGAATTTATGGGAAAGGAATGGAGATTTTTGTGAATAGAAAAGAGGAAGTTGCAACATTTGAGTGGTTATCTCAACAAGGTGAAGGACCTAAACTTTATGGTTGTCTACCAAATGGGAGAGTTGAAGAGTTCATCCGTGGCAGGGTATGTATAAATTTACTTTTGCTAAATTTTGTGTACCCTGAGTCTTATTATATGTGATGTATATTTTGATTGGTCTCAGAATTTAGTATCAGTaagtcttaatttatgtgatgcATTTTGACAAATTAACTTTTGAtaacttttgttgtttgtttctaccaaaaaaaaaaaaaaaaaattgttgttcgTTTTTAATTGATCtatagtttaagaaaataaagcacatttttaaattttgtaatattaaattaaagatatataaaatgtataacaatgatcttaaattttgtgatcttaaatcTGTCATTTGAAATGTTAGAATTAgaattttcataaaagaaaagaaatattttttttatagccGAGtaaaaagaaaacttagaaaagtAAGACAATacagaaaattattattttctagtaGTCGACGGCATAAGCAAATTTCCTTCTATCAATTAGTGGAATTGcaaaagcatatatatatatatatttggtacaCCACCAAAAAATGAAACTAGCTAGTATGAACTTCGTTAAACTGTTGATTGCTCATTTATAACATCTTTTTTTATAATATGTCGCTAATCCTTCATTAGATAGAATTAACCACGAATTTATTGTTCAACTACAAAGTTTATTGgttgttaaatttatgtttttcttAATAGTGTATGTGTACCTCTTAGAAGAAATTGTTTCGTTTTCGTTTTTTCAGACACTATTTCCTTATGAGCTTCGCATTCCAGAAATCTCAGCTTTGGTGGCAGCAAAAGTAAGAAAATTCCATAGCCTTGAAAGGCCTGGTCCAAAGCATGTTATAATATGGGATAGATTGAGGTATCAATATTTAAATAGACACACATATCCCTCAACTTTGTGATTTACAGAGcgtatatttttcattaaaaaagtggtgtgtgtatatatatatcctcaTCGTTTAACAAAAAATGCCTATATACCTTTATCAACTAATAATTGATGCATATTTATCCTTTTTGTTAACCTactgaatttttaaaaaagaaaatcttaaaattaatttttaaattacaaaaatgaTACCGGActcaaaaaaaattactttacaCATTTTCTTTACCCATCCAATCCTGACCAACAAAATCCATTTTATGATTGAATAGAAAAGGGATTTTTCATTTGAGTCAGGACTAGATCAGGTCTGGAAGGGGAAATACATATGGGCgagataattttaaaaatatgtatcattttttgaattttaaaatctgATTTAGAATTTCTTTTTAAGTCATAAAAAATATAGGCATGTTGACAGAAAGGATATATATGCATCATTTGTTAGACGATGAGATATATATACATCGATTTTTCAATAAAAAGTTTATTTTCTCTAAATTGCAAAGTTGAGGGGTATATTtgcattttctcttatttgtaaaGGGAAATTCTCCTTCGACTTGctcttttatttgtaaaattttaaaaattctaccaaaaattcaataagcttatCAAGGATTAcgagaaaattattttttttctcatttttttattggttttactGAATAAACCTAAAAGgcgttttctattttttattataataattttgtagGAGTTGGTTGAGCAACGCCAAGAAGAAGTGCTCCCATGAACATATAATGGAGTTTTCCTTGGGcaatttagaagaagaaatcaaCTCTATGGAAAATATATTGTCAACGGAGTCTCAAGTCATTGCTTTTTGTCACAATGACTTGCATTATGGCAACATGTTGTTCAATGAAACAACTCAAAGTCTTACCCTTATTGTGAGTATTCttcccctttttcttcttttctaagGCTCATTTGAATATTGTTGTATTTACAAAATAATCTCTAAACTAAATAAAATTGTGCATGAGATAACATCGTGTTTGACGAGATGCATCAGAAAATAATATTCGCCACATAATTAATGCAGTGTTTGgttaatattattgaataatatttttatcaagtaATGTATTATTTTACGAGGAACAAAATGTGTATTAAACAATGCACcgattaaattatttaaaattaaaaatactatttaAACAAGTTCATGTATAAGAATGATTTGTTCATTATCGATCAATGCATAATCTATCTCCGTATTTATTATAGTAAACACTAACTAATTAAAAGATTGTGATGGAATGATAAATGTCCCTTTAATCTTAATCAGAGAGATCTTATattgagttttgagaataaaattacTTTTGATAAAAACTTATTTCTACAACCAAATTACACAACGTAAATCCAAATTTATAGGACCTCAAAATAGATATAGATATCGAATAAGAAACAATAAGAAACTTAACTTGTACGTGAACCTCATgctctttttttttatgtttcgaATTCGATGTCCGTTATTCTTATTGAAATCCGACTACATCTGAATTGAGTGTTACAGTGCCCATTTTgcaatataattttttcttaactaAGACTTAACCCCAAAATTTCTGATTAAGAATGGAAGAAACTCAACCATCCCATTACAATCAATATTGGTGAACCTGATGATCTGATACACTCATAGGACAAACACAAAAGCCAACATGTCACAGCTAGAATCATACTTTCATGAATGTGCGAATTTATTCTTgtgattattcatttatttattcttattatgaCTAAATTTAACAGGATTACGAATTCTCTGGCTATAATCCAATTGCCTATGATTTTGCCAATTACTTTTGTGAAATGGCATCAGATTATTATTCTGATACACCTCATCTTATGGACTTCAGCAAATATCCTGGTAATTTTACCaattaatttcaataattaaaCTGTTTTTTTCTGCATCCAATTGTAAAACATTAATTGCAGAAAATGAAGCAAATAATTACTTCTACTATAGGTCTAGAGGAACGGCATAATTTTATCAGAATGTATCTTACTTCTGCAGGTtagttattaatattatttttttttttcaatttcccgTGCTTAATTTCTTATACCATTCCGTGGTTGTGAATTGATCTCTGAGATGATCACTTAACTAATAGTTATTGTTTCAAAAAGtcacattctttttttttttttttgtaatttcaattttcatcatCAAAGAAAGTGACCTTCAGAGATAATAACTTATAATTAAGGAACCATATGAGAAATTATCACAAttttttgtaaaagaaaagaaagaaaaagatcaaTGGTTAATGTTAGGTTTTACTAGTTACTTTCACCAATACATGTGTTTGAATTAAATCAAATGTCTTGCCATATATAGGGTGCGAGCCAAGTGAATTAGAAGTGGAACAATTGGCTGATGATGCAGAGAAATATACACTTGCAAGTCATTTGATATATGGACTCTGGGGAATCATCTCGGTAAGACGAAATTGAAACTTATTATCACACgagtttcaatttttaaaaagaaataaaaatcacaCGAGTttccatttaaaataaaaaataaaaaattgtgtccaattaaatACTTTCCTAAAAAAAAAGGAACGGAGAAATACTTCCTTCCATTCATTTCACTTGTCATGTTTGTCTTCTaggatcttttcaaaaaaaaaatattaatttaatagttAATTTAACTATTTATTCTTTGATCTCTCTTtcattctatttttcctttcactACACTAATCTCTCTGCACATTTACCTCTTCTATTccaaaataattatattagttcGCTTCTCAATAAATAATTAGAACTCAATTTTAatctaaatttaattaaattaatttaaaattttaaaattataattcaaatattcaaaaactatgcaaaaattacTATAATTTGTGAGTCTTTTATaacaaaatgataagaaaacatattataaaataattgtcaAAGCTCAAATAATTTGACTCTCAAAACTTAAAACAGGataattattttggcatgaaaATAGTAGTACTAGAGTAAGTAGGGTAAGTAGGCTTGAAAGCTACTTTCCAAACTCAATTACTATTTTAGACACAAGTTTGAAAGTATTGAGCATATACCCACCAATCATGATATCACCCTTACTCCacccttttcttatttttctttttaattccaAAGTTTGTACTAATACAAAGAAGCCTCTGCCCTTAAATCATAACTATTTAATatcctatttattttatttaaaaaataatttcaccatTTATTAGAAAATTCCATACCTGAGCACATTTCGATTTGAACCAAAAAACCAATTGAactgatttttttcaaaaaaccaattttattttttatttttcgatcgattttgattttaattttt
Proteins encoded:
- the LOC107851537 gene encoding probable choline kinase 3 isoform X2 → MAPIEKGKFSEELVNILKSLALEWGDNLEEDIDRSLEISPLDGAGFLNKLYKIRWAISKEEYQSGDREVLVRIYGKGMEIFVNRKEEVATFEWLSQQGEGPKLYGCLPNGRVEEFIRGRTLFPYELRIPEISALVAAKVRKFHSLERPGPKHVIIWDRLRSWLSNAKKKCSHEHIMEFSLGNLEEEINSMENILSTESQVIAFCHNDLHYGNMLFNETTQSLTLIDYEFSGYNPIAYDFANYFCEMASDYYSDTPHLMDFSKYPGCEPSELEVEQLADDAEKYTLASHLIYGLWGIISVTNARNDDSFDYVKHARQRFEQYQLRRFKLFRAENLPNST
- the LOC107851537 gene encoding probable choline kinase 3 isoform X1 gives rise to the protein MAPIEKGKFSEELVNILKSLALEWGDNLEEDIDRSLEISPLDGAGFLNKLYKIRWAISKEEYQSGDREVLVRIYGKGMEIFVNRKEEVATFEWLSQQGEGPKLYGCLPNGRVEEFIRGRTLFPYELRIPEISALVAAKVRKFHSLERPGPKHVIIWDRLRSWLSNAKKKCSHEHIMEFSLGNLEEEINSMENILSTESQVIAFCHNDLHYGNMLFNETTQSLTLIDYEFSGYNPIAYDFANYFCEMASDYYSDTPHLMDFSKYPGLEERHNFIRMYLTSAGCEPSELEVEQLADDAEKYTLASHLIYGLWGIISVTNARNDDSFDYVKHARQRFEQYQLRRFKLFRAENLPNST